The following are encoded together in the Cervus elaphus chromosome 23, mCerEla1.1, whole genome shotgun sequence genome:
- the LOC122681702 gene encoding short palate, lung and nasal epithelium carcinoma-associated protein 2A-like, whose translation MSQLWGLVLLCGLLAGTSASLLDNDVVRELQSALKKGLETDDSAFESGLEKVKADFESVQDFTCLEIVTVKDVLTEKIQEAEVLDKDNTENLQLFVRCLRLTIRSISIRNITFQGTPGGTGINLSISITAEVTLTLPLLGAVVDLTLNFVLQTSISFKIDESGTLMVVMGGCTYTPAKISLPFVNSSVSSLTGLISDIKKTVTTLVNLVEAYIVQYVLCPRIHTIISSLNENLVKNLNDIFQETAQQIIN comes from the exons ATGTCTCAGCTTTGGGGACTTGTTCTCTTGTGCGGCCTGCTCGCCGGGACCTCAGCGTCTCTTCTTGACAATGATGTTGTGAGAGAGCTGCAATCTGCTCTTAAAAAAGGACTTGAAACTGATGACAGTGCATTTGAAT CTGGCCTTGAGAAAGTGAAGGCTGATTTTGAGTCAGTCCAGGATTTCACATGTTTGGAGATAGTCACTGTGAAGGATGTACTTACCGAGAAGATCCAGGAAGCTGAGGTCTTGGACAAGGACAATACTGAAAATCTTCAACTATTTGTCAGGTGTTTACG GTTGACAATCAGGAGCATCAGTATCAGGAATATCACATTCCAAGGGACTCCTGGAGGCACAGGCATTAACCTGAGTATCTCCATCACTGCTGAGGTCACCCTGACCCT GCCTCTGTTGGGTGCGGTTGTTGACCTGACCCTCAACTTTGTCCTACAGACAAGTATCAGCTTTAAAATTGATGAATCTGGTACCTTAATGGTGGTCATGGGAGGATGCACCTACACACCAGCCAAGATCTCACTCCCCTTCGTGAACAG TTCCGTCTCCAGCCTCACTGGACTGATCAGCGATATCAAAAAGACGGTGACCACACTTGTGAATCTGGTGGAGGCCTACATAGTGCAGTACGTG CTGTGCCCGCGAATCCACACCATCATCAGCTCCTTGAATGAGAATTTGGTTAAGAACCTCAACG ATATATTTCAGGAAACTGCACAACAAATTATAAACTGA